The Cyanobacteria bacterium QS_8_64_29 nucleotide sequence AGGTACTGGCCGCCCTGCAACAAGCGCTCGGTCAGCTCGAGGTCAGCCTCGCTAGGCTCGACACTGCCAGTGGGGTGATTGTGGGCCACAATGGCCTGCGCCGCTCCCTGGCGCAGGATCTCGCGGAAGATCTCGCGCGGGTGGACTAGCGTTTCGGTGGCAGTCCCAACCGTGATGACCTGGATGCCCACTAAGCGATTGGTGACATCCAGCAGCAGCACGGCGAAGCGCTCTTGCGACTGCCACATTAGCTCGTGGCTCAGGGCCGCAGCGGCTGCCTCGGGGCTATCGATCGCCATGCGCTCGGTTGGCTGCATTTGGAAGGCGCGTTTGCCCAGCTCGAGTGCCGCCAGCAACGTTGTCGCTTTGGCAGGGCCAATCCCCGGAATACCCATGAGCTCGCGAGGTGTCAAATCGCGCATGGCTGCCAGTGGATCCTGCTGGTGCTGCCCCAGCACCTGCAGCAGGTACTGACCCAACCCCACTGCCGAGAGCTGGCCTGCCCCTTGACCGGTTCCCAGCAAGATGGCGAGCAGCTCGGCTGTCGCCAAATACCGAGCTCCTTGCGCCAGCAGCCGCTCCCGGGGGCGCTCGGTTGCTGGCAAATCGGCAATGCGGAGCCGATAGGTCATGGTCGGGCGCGCCAAGTGTCGCGTTTAGTTTTTGAGCGGGAACTGGCGCGCAATTTCGTCGGTCTTGGCCGCCATGATGAAGTCATTTTTGTGCAGATCGGAGATGGCGTGGGTCCACCACGAGACGGTCGTGCGGCCGTACTCGGTTAGCAGGGCCGGGTGATGGCCTTGTTGCTCGGCAGCCTCGCCTACGCGATTGGTAAAGTTGAGGGCCGTTTGAAAGTCCGGAAACTTAAAAACGCGCTCCAGATAGCGCTCGCCGCCCGAGTCGCGAATCTGCCAATCCGGAACTTGGGGCTTGAGCTCGGCGAGCTCTGCATCGCTGACAGCCGGCGCGTTGCCGGAACACGGTTCGCACCGCTGCGTCGTAAGCTCTGACATGGCGCGATCGCCCCCATTCGCTCGTCTCTGGGC carries:
- a CDS encoding 4a-hydroxytetrahydrobiopterin dehydratase: MSELTTQRCEPCSGNAPAVSDAELAELKPQVPDWQIRDSGGERYLERVFKFPDFQTALNFTNRVGEAAEQQGHHPALLTEYGRTTVSWWTHAISDLHKNDFIMAAKTDEIARQFPLKN